In Chlorocebus sabaeus isolate Y175 chromosome 5, mChlSab1.0.hap1, whole genome shotgun sequence, one genomic interval encodes:
- the STX4 gene encoding syntaxin-4 isoform X1 yields METLQPPQDAEEILSFLGLVGYFRHWIPNFGVLAKPLYQAAKEAPTGLLSDPSLAANSFKKLQDCLLSAPALSLPNPLRPFHLFTEERQKVATGLLAQLVGSTYQAVAYLSKQLDPTVQGWQPCLRALAAATELTKEALKLTLGHSFTVYSSHRLSDLITHKCLSYLTPSWLQQFHLLFIENPHITLTTSTPLNPATLLPTPGCDSAPAYSCLEVLTTLPPAHLGLYKQPLEHPDHTLFVDGSSVLTPDGRRQAAYAVVTATQTVETRPLPLGTTSQKAELTALTRALLLSKGQRVNIYTDSKYAYLIAHTHSLLWQECGFLTTKGMPVVNGPLKKRLLDALQAPKEVAIIHCKSHQHSKDPVSQGNNLADSTARATALTSSPTPHLYSFFPPHIPPTTLPRSFKP; encoded by the coding sequence ATGGAAACTCTCCAGCCTCCTCAGGATGCGGAAGAGATCTTGTCCTTCCTAGGACTGGTAGGGTATTTCAGGCATTGGATTCCCAACTTCGGGGTCCTAGCCAAGCCCCTCTACCAGGCTGCCAAGGAAGCGCCCACTGGACTGCTGTCCGATCCCTCACTGGCTGCCAACTCTTTCAAGAAGCTTCAGGACTGTCTCCTTTCtgcccctgctctctctctccccaacccACTTCGGCCTTTCCATCTATTCACCGAGGAGCGCCAAAAGGTAGCTACTGGCCTCCTAGCCCAGCTGGTTGGGTCCACATACCAGGCTGTGGCCTATCTCTCCAAGCAGTTAGACCCCACAGTCCAGGGCTGGCAACCTTGTCTGCGAGCCCTGGCGGCTGCCACAGAACTTACCAAGGAGGCCCTCAAGCTCACCCTAGGACATTCTTTTACTGTCTACTCTTCTCACCGACTGTCAGATCTCATCACACACAAGTGTCTCAGCTACCTCACCCCGTCCTGGCTTCAACAGTTCCACCTGCTATTCATTGAAAACCCTCACATCACCCTCACCACCTCAACCCCTCTAAACCCTGCTACCCTCTTGCCCACTCCAGGGTGCGATTCCGCCCCCGCATATTCCTGCCTGGAGGTTCTCACCACCTTGCCGCCCGCCCACCTTGGTCTTTACAAACAGCCATTAGAACACCCAGACCATACCCTGTTCGTGGATGGGAGTTCTGTCTTAACCCCCGATGGCCGCCGGCAGGCAGCATACGCTGTCGTAACAGCAACCCAGACGGTCGAAACCAGGCCCTTGCCTTTAGGCACCACCTCCCAGAAGGCTGAACTCACTGCCCTTACTCGTGCCCTACTCCTCTCCAAAGGGCAGAGGGTTAATATCTACACAGACTCTAAATATGCCTACCTTATTGCACACACCCACTCCCTTCTCTGGCAAGAGTGTGGGTTCCTTACCACCAAAGGGATGCCAGTAGTCAATGGACCACTTAAAAAGAGGCTGCTTGATGCTCTCCAGGCCCCCAAGGAGGTAGCCATCATCCACTGTAAAAGCCACCAGCATTCTAAGGATCCTGTGTCACAGGGTAACAACCTAGCTGATTCCACTGCACGGGCCACCGCCCTCACTTCCTCCCCTACCCCACACCTTtactctttctttcccccacatATTCCCCCGACTACTCTCCCCAGGAGCTTCAAACCCTGA
- the STX4 gene encoding syntaxin-4 isoform X2, with amino-acid sequence MRDRTHELRQGDDSSDEEDKERVALVVHPGTARLGSPDEEFFQKVRTIRQTIVKLGNKVQELEKQQVTILATPLPEESMKQELQNLRDEIKQLGREIRLQLKAIEPQKEEADENYNSVNTRMRKTQHGVLSQQFVELINKCNSMQSEYREKNVERIRRQLKITNAGMVSDEELEQMLDSGQSEVFVSNILKDTQVTRQALNEISARHSEIQQLERSIRELHDIFTFLASEVEMQGEMINRIEKNILSSADYVERGQEHVKTALENQKKARKKKVLIAICVSITVVLLAVIIGVTVVG; translated from the exons ATGCGGGACAGGACCCACGAGCTGAGGCAG GGGGATGACAGCTCGGACGAAGAGGACAAGGAGCGAGTCGCGCTGGTGGTGCACCCGGGCACGGCACGGCTGGGGAGCCCGGACGAGGAGTTCTTCCAGAAG GTCCGGACAATTCGGCAGACTATTGTCAAGCTGGGGAATaaagtccaggagttggagaaacAGCAGGTCACCATCCTGGCCACGCCCCTTCCTGAGGAGA GCATGAAGCAGGAGCTGCAGAACCTGCGCGACGAGATCAAACAGCTGGGGAGGGAGATCCGCCTGCAGCTGAAGG CCATAGAGCCCCAGAAGGAGGAAGCTGATGAGAACTATAACTCCGTCAACACAAGAATGAGAAAAACccag CATGGGGTCCTGTCCCAGCAATTTGTGGAGCTCATCAACAAGTGCAATTCAATGCAGTCCGAATACCGGGAGAAGAACGTGGAGCGGATCCGGAGGCAGCTGAAGATCA CCAATGCTGGGATGGTGTCTGACGAGGAGCTGGAGCAGATGCTGGATAGTGGGCAGAGCGAGGTGTTTGTGTCCAAT ATCCTGAAGGACACACAGGTGACTCGACAGGCCTTAAATGAGATCTCGGCCCGGCACAGTGAGATCCAGCAGCTTGAACGCAGTATTCGTGAGCTGCACGATATCTTCACTTTTCTGGCTTCTGAAGTGGAGATGCAG GGGGAGATGATCAATCGGATTGAGAAGAACATCCTGAGCTCAGCGGACTACGTGGAACGCGGGCAGGAGCACGTCAAGACAGCCCTGGAGAACCAGAAGAAGGCGAGGAAG AAGAAAGTCTTGATTGCCATCTGTGTGTCCATCACCGTCGTCCTCCTAGCAGTCATCATTGGCGTCACAGTGGTTGGATAA
- the STX4 gene encoding syntaxin-4 isoform X3 has product MTARTKRTRSESRWWCTRARHGWGARTRSSSRSPLGHPPQVRTIRQTIVKLGNKVQELEKQQVTILATPLPEESMKQELQNLRDEIKQLGREIRLQLKAIEPQKEEADENYNSVNTRMRKTQHGVLSQQFVELINKCNSMQSEYREKNVERIRRQLKITNAGMVSDEELEQMLDSGQSEVFVSNILKDTQVTRQALNEISARHSEIQQLERSIRELHDIFTFLASEVEMQGEMINRIEKNILSSADYVERGQEHVKTALENQKKARKKKVLIAICVSITVVLLAVIIGVTVVG; this is encoded by the exons ATGACAGCTCGGACGAAGAGGACAAGGAGCGAGTCGCGCTGGTGGTGCACCCGGGCACGGCACGGCTGGGGAGCCCGGACGAGGAGTTCTTCCAGAAG CCCTCTCGGTCACCCTCCCCAGGTCCGGACAATTCGGCAGACTATTGTCAAGCTGGGGAATaaagtccaggagttggagaaacAGCAGGTCACCATCCTGGCCACGCCCCTTCCTGAGGAGA GCATGAAGCAGGAGCTGCAGAACCTGCGCGACGAGATCAAACAGCTGGGGAGGGAGATCCGCCTGCAGCTGAAGG CCATAGAGCCCCAGAAGGAGGAAGCTGATGAGAACTATAACTCCGTCAACACAAGAATGAGAAAAACccag CATGGGGTCCTGTCCCAGCAATTTGTGGAGCTCATCAACAAGTGCAATTCAATGCAGTCCGAATACCGGGAGAAGAACGTGGAGCGGATCCGGAGGCAGCTGAAGATCA CCAATGCTGGGATGGTGTCTGACGAGGAGCTGGAGCAGATGCTGGATAGTGGGCAGAGCGAGGTGTTTGTGTCCAAT ATCCTGAAGGACACACAGGTGACTCGACAGGCCTTAAATGAGATCTCGGCCCGGCACAGTGAGATCCAGCAGCTTGAACGCAGTATTCGTGAGCTGCACGATATCTTCACTTTTCTGGCTTCTGAAGTGGAGATGCAG GGGGAGATGATCAATCGGATTGAGAAGAACATCCTGAGCTCAGCGGACTACGTGGAACGCGGGCAGGAGCACGTCAAGACAGCCCTGGAGAACCAGAAGAAGGCGAGGAAG AAGAAAGTCTTGATTGCCATCTGTGTGTCCATCACCGTCGTCCTCCTAGCAGTCATCATTGGCGTCACAGTGGTTGGATAA